A stretch of the Mesorhizobium huakuii genome encodes the following:
- a CDS encoding CsbD family protein: protein MGSTSDKAAGIANQAIGNAKQGLGKAVGNDRLRAEGAAQEAKGKVEKAVGDAKSTIKDATNKAAAAINKNL from the coding sequence ATGGGAAGCACCAGCGATAAAGCAGCCGGCATTGCCAATCAGGCGATCGGCAACGCCAAGCAGGGGCTTGGCAAGGCCGTCGGCAACGACAGGCTTCGCGCGGAGGGCGCTGCACAGGAAGCCAAGGGCAAGGTCGAGAAGGCGGTTGGCGACGCCAAATCTACAATCAAGGATGCGACCAACAAAGCCGCGGCGGCAATCAATAAAAACCTTTGA